aatcgccaaatcaAAGGAAGTGTCCAGAAGAAATAAaacatatggaaaaaaaatagaaaaactctGGTGCCCGTTAcagtattcttggcaattgttcaattaatcaaaaactcgattttaaatttttgtgcagTTACGTCCGttttcatttaaggtgacgatatgtatgtatgtacatttgtgttttctatttaaagcgatttttaggtcccaatttcttttttggtatgtgactgatgtattgttttacgcgaaataaaaaattattacccccacaaaagcatttcgttctaaataaGAACCTCGTTTCCTCCTCGCGGAGACATAATGCTTCTGACAGGAGACTTCAACGCGCAAGTAGGCCCTGTAAACACTGGACTTGAGAGGACAATGGGGCGACAAGGTCTGGTAGAATGACCGAAAATGGCGAGCTCTTCCTGGAAATATGCATGAATAACAACTTGGTCATTGGTGGAACGTTATTCCCTCACAAAAAGGTGCACAAGGTTACCTGGATCTCCCCTGATAACGTCACCGAAAATCAAATCGACCATATTGCCATTAGCCGAAAATGGAGAGGGTCTTTGCTAGATGTGCGAAACAAGCGTGGCGCCGACTGCGGCAGTGACCATCACCTTTTAATTGGCACAATTCGTTTGAAAGTAGCAGCCATCAGAAGAGCGGATAAAGCCCAAAGAAAGTATAACGTCGATAAATTGAAGAACCCAACAATCAAAAACAACTACATAGATTCTCTCAACACCTCCCTTCAAACTATTCCAAATAACACAGTGCCTAATTGGAATACCATTAAAACCTGTTTCACTAACGCAGCCCACGAACATATAGGCTATAAAGAAGATAAAAGAAAACAGTGGATCTCTGACAATACTTGGGACCTCATATCCGAAAGAAGAGACACAAAGGGGTTATTGAATACCGCTAGAACCCGTAATGAAAAAGCAAACTTGCGCTCAATATATTCTACGCTGGACAAGAATGTCAAAAAAAGTGCCCGCCAAGATAAGCGTAAATGGATTGATGATCTGGCCAAAGAAGCCGAAACAGCAGCTGCAACCCATAGGACAAGGGATTTATACAGAATTGCTAAGAAACTTACCCAAAAATCGTTTGTTTATGGAGATTTAGTCACATCCCAAAAAGACCAGATGGATGTATGGGTAGAGCACTACTCCTCGATGTTATCGAAATCATCGAACACTGGTCACAATCTATGTGATTGCATTCAACACAGTGCTAGGGACGATATATCTACAGACTGCCCAGAATCGATTTTGAGAAAGCATTCGATACGCTTTCCCATTCAGCCATATGGAGTACGCTAACATGCAAAGGCACCCCAACAAGGATAATTGATATTGTTAAGGCCCTATATCACAACGCAGACTGTCGAATTCTTCATTATGGCTGTATTTGTATCTCATTCAGAATTAAAACTGGAGTGAGACAAGGCTGTGTTCTGTCGCCCCTACTTTTTAATATCGTCCTGGACAACATAATGATAAGAGCCTCGTGTGAACAGAGGGGAATAACTTGGGGATTCA
This genomic stretch from Calliphora vicina unplaced genomic scaffold, idCalVici1.1 scaffold_21, whole genome shotgun sequence harbors:
- the LOC135963085 gene encoding uncharacterized protein LOC135963085, which encodes MTENGELFLEICMNNNLVIGGTLFPHKKVHKVTWISPDNVTENQIDHIAISRKWRGSLLDVRNKRGADCGSDHHLLIGTIRLKVAAIRRADKAQRKYNVDKLKNPTIKNNYIDSLNTSLQTIPNNTVPNWNTIKTCFTNAAHEHIGYKEDKRKQWISDNTWDLISERRDTKGLLNTARTRNEKANLRSIYSTLDKNVKKSARQDKRKWIDDLAKEAETAAATHRTRDLYRIAKKLTQKSFVYGDLVTSQKDQMDVWVEHYSSMLSKSSNTGHNLCDCIQHSARDDISTDCPESILRKHSIRFPIQPYGVR